GCCTGCAGGCCGACCGCATCGCCCGCATGGCTGGCGAGCGGACCGAAATCCGCATCGTTCCCTTCCGCGGCGACTACTACCGCCTCAAGCCGCACCGCGAGTTCCTGGTCCGCAATCTCATCTATCCGGTCGCCGATCCGCGCTTCCCGTTTCTTGGCGTCCATTTCACGCGCATGATCCGCGGCGGCATCGAAGCGGGGCCGAACGCCGTGCTTTCGCTGGCCCGCGAAGGCTACTCGCGCACGGCTTTCTGTCCCCGCGACGCCTTCGACGCGCTCTCGTTTCCCGGGCTGTGGCGCTTCCTGGCGCGGCATGCCGCAATGTGCTGGAGCGAGCTGCGCCGCGCGTTCTCCCGCCAGCTGTTCTGCCGCTCGCTGCAGACGCTGGTGCCCGAGGTGCAGCCCGAGGATCTCGAGCCCGCCGGCGCGGGCATCCGGGCGCAGGCGATGACGCCCGACGGACGCCTCGTCGAGGATTTCGCGTTCCTCACGCGGCGGAGAGCCGTTCATGTCCTCAACGCTCCCTCGCCTGCCGCCACCGCCTGCCTGGCGATTGGCGAAGAAGTGGCCGGGCAACTCGCCGCCATCTTCTGAGTGGCGCTTTTGTCACGCGCCCGCCGCGGGCGCATCTGAACAGGTGGAAAGAGCATGAAAGGCACCGTCATCCGCCACTGTCCGTCCTGCGGCAAGGCGAACCGCGTTCCTGCCGCGCGCCTGGCCGACCACGGCCGGTGCGGGGCGTGCCGCGCCGACCTTCCGCCGCTGGCCGAGCCTCTGGAAGTGACCGCTGCGGAGTTCGACTCGATCATCGCCTCTTCGCCCGTGCCGGTGCTGGCCGACTTCTGGGCGCCGTGGTGCGGCCCCTGCCGGATGGCCGCGCCGGAGCTCATCTCGCTTGCCCGCGAGGTGGCCGGCCGCGCGCTGGTGCTCGAAGTGAACGTGGATCAGAATCCCGGGCTCGCCTCGCGCTACGGCGTGCAGTCGATTCCGAATTTCCTCGTTTTCTCCGGAGGGCGGCTGCTGATGCAGCGCGCCGGGCTTGTCCCGCGCGCCGAAATGCGCCGCTGGCTGGAAAAGGCGTACGCCGCCGCCTGAGACCTCGCGGAAGGGCCGCGCCTCCGCTAGTCTGGTCTCGATGCCCTTCCGCTTCCCTGCCCTCTTCCTTCTGCTCTCTGCGGCTGCCCAGACCCCGGAACGGCCCGTGCGGGCGGTCACCGATCCGGGCGTGGTCACCACGCGGCAGGCCATCACGCCTGCAGGCGTGCCGACCGTTTTCCAGGGCAAAGTCCACGCCGTCTCGTTTGGAAAAACGGCCGGCGAACTCTGGGTCCTCACCGCCAGCCATCTCTATCATCTCGACTGGCGCGAGAACCGCGTGATCGCGCTGTTCCCGCACAAGGGCACGCCGGGGCTGCAGGGCCTTTCTTTCGCAGGCCAGCCCTGGTTCACCGCCGTCGGGGCGAAGAAATCCGCTTCGCTTTTCACGGTCGAGAACGGCGCCCTGAAGACCGTGGCCGCGGGTTTCGGCGCCCACATCACCGGAGCGCCCGTGCTGGCCGGCCAGCGCGTCTTCGTGCCTCTGACGGCCGAGAACCGCCTTGCCGTGCTCGACGCGAAGACCGGCGCCGTGGAGGCGAAGCTCGAAACCGGAATCGCGCCGTTCGCCGCGGCGGTCAACCGCGAGGGGACGGCGGCCTACGTCACCAACTGGGGCGGACGCAGGCCACTGCCCGGCGAGCCCGTGGCGAAGACGGGCCTCGCCCAGGATGCCGATGACGTGGTGGTCGACGCGCGCGGCGTTGCGGCCACGGGTACGATCACGCGCCTCGATCTGCGCGCGCTCCGCGCGACGGGTTCGCTGACGGCGGAGCTGCATCCCACGGCTCTTCTCTGGGACGAAGCCAGTCACCGGCTGTACGCCGCCAACAACAACCGCGACTCGGTCTCCGTTTTCGACACGCGCAACCAGTCGCTGATCCGGCACGTGCGCCTGCAGCCATTCCGGGAAGACGTGACAGGGATCGCGCCCACGGCGCTGGCGCTGGACGCGGCGGCGGCACGCCTCTACGTGGCCTGCGGCGGCATCAATGCCGTGGCGGTGCTCGACACGCGGTCGTTCAACGTGCTCGGCTACATTCCGGCCGGCTGGTATCCATCCTCGCTGGCGCTCTCCCCGGATGGAAAGCACCTGGCCGTGGGATCGCTGCTCGGCATCGGCTCGGGCTGGAGAGACGAGCCGCGCAAGCGCTTCGTCCATGCCTACCGCGGCATGGTGAACGTTGTGCCCGTGCCCGGCGAGGCTGAACTGGCCGCCTACACGCTGGCCGTCTCGGAGAACAACCGCCTGCCGCTGCGGTCCGCGGCGGCGGCTCCGAAGCCCCCGCGC
This DNA window, taken from Bryobacteraceae bacterium, encodes the following:
- the trx-3 gene encoding thiol reductase thioredoxin, producing the protein MKGTVIRHCPSCGKANRVPAARLADHGRCGACRADLPPLAEPLEVTAAEFDSIIASSPVPVLADFWAPWCGPCRMAAPELISLAREVAGRALVLEVNVDQNPGLASRYGVQSIPNFLVFSGGRLLMQRAGLVPRAEMRRWLEKAYAAA